A window from Festucalex cinctus isolate MCC-2025b chromosome 4, RoL_Fcin_1.0, whole genome shotgun sequence encodes these proteins:
- the syt9a gene encoding synaptotagmin-9, whose translation MPGDRDDEICQKALELLSDLCSKGEVQSENCLDFIYYFRDLARPRYTDSDVSVSLLSLVVTACGLALFGVSLFVSWKLCWIPWRERGLSPTAKEPHGGHLNPAMSPSPAQPVPRQPVYTAVDPPAHTRRESSHCSIAKEPTHTASVVSVEAPVTPVSPPPVALAAPEAAMKISHTSPDIPLDAQEKSRENGVHTNPRIQRQTTEPSSSISEIGQGSIRRHMNLSNPDFNVAQFQRQDSLTGMGLGLGRLKPELYKQRSLEGDDASHRGGGCGCLHFILKFDCDLEQLIVKIHKAEDLPAKDFSGTSDPYVKIYLLPDRMTKHQTKVHRKTLNPVFDEVFLFPVAYSELPTRKLHFSVYDFDRFSRHDIIGQVVVDNFLDLADFPRETKLCREIKYVSTDNVDLGDLMFSLCYLPTAGRLTITMIKARNLKAMDITGASDPYVKVSLMCDGRRLKKRKTSTKRNTLNPVYNEAIVFDVPPENIEQISLLIAVMDYDRVGHNEVIGVCRVGNDADNLGRDHWSEMLTYPRKPVAHWHPLVEYQGTTGSSQGGSCNSLKAPPSP comes from the exons ATGTGTCGGTGAGTCTGCTATCGCTTGTGGTGACAGCCTGCGGCTTGGCTCTATTCGGGGTCTCCCTGTTTGTGTCTTGGAAGCTCTGCTGGATACCATGGCGGGAGCGTGGTCTGTCCCCCACAGCCAAGGAGCCCCACGGGGGGCACCTCAACCCAGCCATGAGCCCTTCACCCGCGCAGCCCGTGCCGAGGCAGCCGGTCTACACGGCCGTGGACCCCCCGGCCCACACCCGCCGTGAGTCGTCCCACTGCTCCATCGCAAAGGAGCCGACTCACACGGCGTCGGTTGTATCTGTGGAGGCTCCGGTAACGCCTGTATCGCCCCCTCCTGTCGCCCTGGCCGCGCCGGAGGCAGCCATGAAGATCAGTCACACATCTCCAGACATTCCGCTCGACGCCCAGGAAAAAAGTCGGGAAAACGGGGTTCATACCAACCCTCGGATTCAGAGACAGACGACAGAACCCTCATCCTCCATATCAGAAATTGG ACAGGGCTCGATCCGCCGGCACATGAACTTGTCAAACCCCGACTTCAACGTGGCCCAGTTCCAAAGGCAGGACTCGCTCACTGGAATGGGCCTGGGCCTGGGCCGCCTCAAACCAGAGCTCTACAAACAACGCTCTCTGGAAGGAGACGACGCAAGTCACAGAGGCGGAGGATGCGGGTGCCTCCATTTCATCCTCAAGTTTGACTGTGACCTGGAGCAGTTGATAGTTAAGATCCACAAAGCGGAGGACCTCCCAGCCAAGGATTTCTCTGGAACCTCTGACCCTTACGTTAAGATCTACCTGCTGCCTGACCGGATGACCAAGCATCAGACCAAGGTTCACCGCAAGACGCTAAACCCTGTGTTTGATGAGGTTTTCTTGTTTCCCGTGGCCTACTCGGAGCTTCCCACACGCAAGCTGCACTTCAGCGTCTACGACTTCGACCGGTTTTCACGACACGACATTATTGGCCAAGTGGTTGTGGACAACTTCCTGGATCTGGCAGATTTCCCACGGGAGACAAAACTCTGCCGGGAAATCAAATACGTCTCCACG GATAACGTGGACCTGGGTGATCTAATGTTTTCTCTGTGTTACTTACCAACTGCCGGTAGACTGACCATTACAATGATAAAGGCTCGCAATTTGAAGGCCATGGACATCACGGGTGCATCTG ATCCGTACGTGAAGGTTTCACTCATGTGTGACGGTCGCAGACTGAAGAAGCGGAAGACCTCCACAAAGAGGAACACTTTGAATCCGGTGTATAACGAGGCCATTGTTTTCGATGTCCCCCCTGAGAACATAGAGCAGATCAGCTTGTTGATTGCGGTGATGGATTATGACCG AGTCGGTCATAATGAGGTCATCGGCGTGTGCCGGGTCGGCAATGATGCGGACAACCTCGGTCGGGACCACTGGAGTGAAATGCTCACGTACCCACGGAAACCTGTCGCCCACTGGCATCCTCTTGTGGAG taccaGGGGACCACAGGTAGTAGCCAGGGAGGATCCTGTAACTCTCTAAAGGCACCTCCCTCTCCATAG